AACatctaaactttttttatatttttttgaagtggagaagaagaaggaaaatgGGGCGATAATTGACAATATTCCAATATTAGAGTTAGTTAAATCTGTGCAAATCTCATTTGCTAACCTTGAAAACAACCATGTCACCAAAGGCACTCAAGCCATAGTCCAAACAGCTATAACTACACATGCCAAGCTCATTTCATCATATGAAGAACTTGAACCCGAATTCATTAATGCATTGAGTCTGTCTTCCCATTCCCCTTTATGCAATCGGCCCTTCCATCCCATACTTGTCCCTCGAACTCAAACATAATTGTGAACAAGAACCATCCTCGTATATCGATTGGCTCGACGTACGCTTGTCCTAAAGCTTCCGTCCTATATATTTCTATGGGTAGTTATGAGACGGTACCGGATGAGAAAATGGAGGAGATCTCCAAAGGGTTACAAGCTAGCAAGGTGAGATAcatgttgaaatttttaaactaattctataaattctattaaggaatggaaattagaatgtgggtaataaaattaaatcaatttcatgtgaaattcaaatgtgaattatagggtgaaatttgatccaaatgtttgaattaattaattaattaattaatcaaaatgccttgatgaccaattaacaaaatgttgttaatttgtagtgtgacttacatgagtttgttactattattaattgttatgataatttaatattattattaacagattaaaaaatcatgtaatgtgagtattgcaaaataaatgtcttcattaattttggcaaacaattacccttcactaagaagaaatattaaggcaaatgaagaggcaaacaatgtcaaccgttggatcaattgatgatttaattaaccgtttattatttcaataatctaaATAGACATTCCATCCCACACTATTCTTTGGACAAAAAAAAACCACAtcacttcatcatttcattttttctcactctataattccaaaagtcttcttcttattttgtgagtgttttttgagttttttgctcgatatttcagttgaaacccggtgatagttcaggtacgctgatcaagttcgacgagtagtgatttcagtgcagaatcactacaggattcgttgtaccctgggagacagccatctgcgataaactccagcacaaacgagagacgatgaaactgttttaaggaaatgtgctaagcacatgcctcgaatcaacaatttattcggtgatattgttcttcatatattttatttatttcatttatttgtaacatcattttatatatattttctgttattttaagacattatttttaacaatacaTTTGGAGTGTTAGGGGCGACGACACATCGAGTTTGAAAGAAGATTGTGGGGAATTAGGTCTTATTGTTCCATGGTGTGACCAATTGAAGGTATTGTGTCATCCATCGGTTGGAGGTTTCCTTACTCATTGTGGATGGAATTCTATTATTGAGGCTATCTTTGCCGGAGTACCCATGCTTACATTTCCTCTAATTTTAGACCAAGTCCATAATTGCAGCCTAATATTGAATCATTGGGGAGTTGGGTTGAAGTTGAAGGATGCTAAATATGGAGATGATCAAAACATAGTGAGTAGAGAAGAAGTCACAAAGAATGTTGTAAAGTTAATGGATTTTAATGGGAATGAAGATGTCGATGGTTTGAGAAAGCGAATAAAAGAGCTTCAAAagtgttgggttttgggctcatatttaattagagtttatatattgtaattgggctttaagtctttattgggcttaggagtagtagtttagtcttttggcttttgatgtactcctataaatagagacattgtaacctaaagttacttggaccattatttcatagaatatcaatagaatggacgactctcCGAGTATGTAGGCATTATtagccgaacctcgttatatcttgtgttctttattattttttaccacgttatctttatatcttcttttattgcgtgtttagattagatcgtttCTCAACAAAAAGAACTGTCAAATGGCTATAAAATTTGGCGGATCAACCGATGTTAACATTACTAGTTTTATTCAAGACATTGATAAAacaattagttaaataatttttataaaaatcagtGACTTGTAATGTTAATTTTCTTTGACCTCATGTGTTATTGAGtatcttgtttttttttgtgtttagaCTTTTTATGTATGGTTGTCTTCAGAGTATtttgttagtttattatttgtggttatttttaaatatttggtcaGACACTAGTAAAAATGTAGGCAATAGCGACAAATCTAGCGACGATATAATATTACTGTGGCTATTGTAcaagatataattaaattacaatagttatttattaataggcGACGTATATTTTATCCTGTGgctaaactatttttttatttttaaaataataattattagttgagatcttaataaaatataaagatttgaGATACTAAAATTGTATGGCTGAAAAATATTTGGATAAAAAGATTTGAAttgacaataaatataaatatatatatatatatattgaaaatttagtATATGAAAATTCATATCAGTACCGTACAATTATTTCGGTATATcgaaatttagaaaatattataaaagtaaCATACGGAATATTGACAATACCGCGATTTCGGTATAGTATCAATATAGTGCCGTTCATACcgaataatattaaagtttaattatattttgatttaatttttaaaatttatattttataattaaattaacatccaatatgtttaaaaaatgaaataaatctataaaaataatatatatatatatatatatatatatatatatatatatatataatccccTCTTTTAGCCTAAAAGCAATAAAATGTGAATATCCTAAAATCCTGAGTTCGAGCCGAGGTAAATTGAGTATTTGCAGGTAAGCTTAATTCGTtgtctcattatatatatatttatatatatagtttaatctCAAATCTATTTAGTCCGCTgtctcattttatatatatatcaaatctatttagaaaactaaataaatttattaagatattttatttgttgatgACCATTTGATTTGGTTGAAAAGTCTAAATTAATGCATgaatctaattttttaaatgaaaattaaaacttagatattcaaattttaataattttgacatacaaaaataaatcgATATTTTTGAATGATGCGCATATTTTAAAGGTaacttaaacaaatattttttatttatttaggatcTCAGCACAACCGCGCACTTATAATTTAATAGGAATTGAACTACCTTAATCAATTATAAACAagaattgtttaattaaattcttttattcAAGGTTAATATATTCAAGGATATCcctaataagttaaattttacgGATATACATTTTAGTCCATTAGATTGAGTATTAAACTAGATTTTTAGATGTGTTTACGAGCTTTgtcctattatatatatatatagtttagtCTCAAAtctatttagaaaattaaataaattatatatatatatagtttagtCTCAAAtctatttagaaaattaaataaatttattaagatatttttattcgtCGATGACTATTTGATTTGGTTGAAAAGTCTAATTGATGCGTGAAtctaatttttgaaatgaaaataaaaacttgaCCTACccaaaaaatcaatattttgaaCTATACGCATTTTACAGGTaacctaaacaaatattttttttaatttatgatctTAGCACAACTGCACACTTATAATTTAATGAGAATTGAACTaccttaataaattataaataaaaattgtttaattaaattcttttattcAAGGTTAATGTATCTGAGGATATGAGtgaaataaatatacattttagTCCATTACATTAAGTATTAAGCTACGGCTGtgaaaaattaccgatattaaaagtatatcgaaaataccacactgcaatatatatatataaaatattgatttttaaagtataccgaaaaaaagtaaagtatgataccgataccgaaattatttgTACGATAAAagtatgaaattttttaaattttgttttatcaagatataccgaaataatatttataaattaaaatatataatacttataaggaactaaataaatttgatattaatttaattatagaaatataattttcttaaatcatatcacaatataattatactaaaatattattcaatatatgcaatctctaccttatcgatgagattgaaaaaaaaatcaactaaattTTTAATCTCTTCGAGTGATGGAAAGAAACTGAAACTTGGTATccaattttttcaattattgtcAAGGATAATTTTGCAATCTCATCCTTAACGGTTGTTAATGAGTCTGCTTTCAGCTtgggtaaaaaaataatatatttttttaggagCAGTTTGAGTCCTAAAATTGTGGAAACAATTGATCATTTGTGTACACAAATGATTTGTGTGCACAAATGATTgactaaaatgagaaaaattcAACTTGTGGAAATATCCTATAATGACCTTGAAttgattaagaaaataaaaaaaaaattgaaaagtgattatttttattaattaagtctaacttatctaatatttattattattattatcatcatcTAACTGTATtaccaatttataaaacaaatttgtaGATATAAATACGATTGAAGATCATTCTGAATTTTACTCTCTCGCCTCACTTTAGTCTAACTTGAAGACTATACTTAAgggtgggtcggtacggtatacaTTAGTGTTTTATCCAaaccttataccttacctaaaatttcggtatgcaaaaatgcatacatttaccttaccttgattttggtataccttaatttcggtacggtatcggtattatacctttaatacttaaaaaacatattaaattccATAAAtaaggtagagattgcatatattgaataatatttcagtataattatattttaatattattcaaaaattatatttctataattaaattaatatcaaatatatttaattatttccttataaataatatatatatatatatatatatattaacttataaatattattttggtattttgatatatctcgatatatcaaaattttaaaaatctcatacctttaccgtaccaataatttcggtatgGTATCATACATTACCTTTtcttcggtataccttaaaaatcgatattttcgatatattacggtacggtattttcgatatacctttaatattgGTAATTTTTCTCGTATACTGAATTAAAGTATAccaaaattaagataaattaaatgtatgaatttttgtatacaaaaaaaatttgatatacCGTACCATTTATTCTAGCTAAAAGTAATGGGCTAGTTTGATTAAAGCTTATTTAAGGCATATGCCCAAAaagcttattttaaaaattggcaAACACTAACCTCCACTTATCAAGGTGGGAAATAACACATAATCAAATCAtttagtgaaaaaaaattagtgtcataagaaaccaattgtacaaacaaaaacaatacaaaactAAAAGGAGTGCAATTTGACTGTAAATTTGCATTCTTATATTAGTGTTTTAAAGTTAAGTGGGAAAGGAAGGGTAGCTTCAAACTAACCTCTTACTCTTAAGAGTAACAAAAAGGAACAACATTAGGTGATGCTGCCCTCATCATATCtcaacaacaatattcaactaGAAAAAAGCTCCAAAACTATTACAAATAAAAGCTCTTCCGACGAATTGAACAACACTTACAGAAAATCTGATGATTTTCAAATATCTTACGATCTCTCTATGGGCTGTTTAGGTTCTTGAGATCCTCCTCCTTAGCATACCAACTTGGTATTATCTTTGATATATGTGGATAAAGATCCTTGTATGAATTTCTGATTGTCCCCTCAGCCACTCCCGTCGCAATTGAAACATCTGAATTTTATTTGACATTAAAATCAGATTCAGAACTCTAATTTGATTGGGGGGTGAGAAGATGATTTATACCTTTAAGAGGCTTCTTATCATCTGAGAGTTGTGTTATAATGTAAATGACAGCTGCTGCAATTGATATTGGACTCCTCCTGTGTAAAAAGGGGTTATGAAATTAGTTATGGACCAACCATTTATATCAATAGTATCAACTTGAGTGTATCTTAACAAGCAAACTAAGGATAACAGGGAATAATATAGAGCCTAGTGTTATGTTTTACTCTTGAGAAATAGAGATCAAATGAGGTAATACCGTTTTTCATTTTGATCatgattcaaaaaaaaaattatatctataccaaatgaagcaagaAAAATACACTACACTATAATTTGGATTg
This is a stretch of genomic DNA from Impatiens glandulifera chromosome 4, dImpGla2.1, whole genome shotgun sequence. It encodes these proteins:
- the LOC124934679 gene encoding uncharacterized protein LOC124934679 — encoded protein: MGFYKAVATEMKSAIHTFLDWFDHEPVSCIVADVIMTSMMGFGGGNRPSTLPPVVSLWTSAASMFFAYYHFNLANTTYTSSSSSLVEKKKENGAIIDNIPILELVKSVQISFANLENNHVTKGTQAIVQTAITTHAKLISSYEELEPEFINALSLSSHSPLCNRPFHPILVPRTQT